Below is a genomic region from Sander vitreus isolate 19-12246 chromosome 15, sanVit1, whole genome shotgun sequence.
GTATGAACAGATAATGAATTACAATAGCATAACATAGTTGTAATGATATAAAATATGTCTTCATAGGAGAAGTTATAATTgttgacaaatactgtacattaataaacatttgtaaTATTATTCTATCTGCATACAACTGCATTCAAAACAATTTATTAAATGTGTACATACTCCCCTACATTGCTAAATAGGGGGAATCAAAGTaaatcatcttcatcatcttcatgtATCATCTTctatcttttacattttttagttGAGATAAATATCTCCCGGACTTTTCAGACAGTTAATAGGGTAaccatatctcaattttatacTGATTAACCTGGcaaggttattattattatcaacaaCATTACACAATATTGTTCATTCTAATAATGACTGAGTATATGATGTCTCCCTCAGACctttgaaattaaaatataatgaaatacaGCATTCCTGCGGCAAACAAACCACAGTGACTTTTTGTGACCTTTTCATCAGGTATTACAGTATATGTTCTCTCTCATAAATGCCATACCATTATGCAAATGATATGAAAATAATTCCAAAGCAGTAAACAGTATTGTGATCAAGACCACAGCTGTGTTGTTACATACATCATGCTGTGTTTTCCATGTTGTATATTGGACACAACTTAATTTGTTAAGCAAACatacaaaatgtggaaaaacagTGGACAGCTGATGTGCTGGAGAGTATTTCTTAAAGAGGAGAACATTTTTAATATGTTTGACAAGTTAATTGTTAACACATTAGCAATACAAATGACACATATATGAAGCTTGGTATGGCACTGTTTTATAAAATGATTGGTCTAAAGAGTGGAAACTATAAAAGCACTGCATCAGGATAACAAACAATTACCAGGTGttacagcagaaataaagtGATTAAGGACAGGAAGTGTGCTttttaagagagagagatgtcacTAATGTCACACATCATTGGAGCTGCAAAGTTGTTGACTATATATGCAGTGCAGAAAAAAGGTTTAATAGAACATGAACATGTCTGTGAAAGATGTGGCATTAGTGTTTAACAAAAGCAAAACTCACTTTTCATacttgatttaaaaagaaaaaagcatttaaatCTGTAAGGTTATGTCCGCTGTGTAAACCTCGTGCAATGTCTCCACATAATCATAGAGCAGCACAAATGCAATGACCAATGCATGCTGTAGTACAAAGTCATATCAATCTATAATCGGTCTGCCACATCTGCCTAAGCTAGCGCCACAGGAGCAATTTACAATCATGGTTGTTTTCAAACGTCCTAAGTAGCCCATTCTATATCCCAGAGCTACAAAGTAATGTCGAGTGATGTCGATATTACATTTGTTAGTAAAGTGTGTTTctgggaaaagggaaaaaagaaatcagACATCAAGCATTGGATGACAAGGCTTTACTGTGTATCTGATAATGGACAGAGGAGCTGGGAGGCACCAGACTTCCTTATTATACTGCCTCCTATCTAGAACAAGCAGGGCATTCCTGCAGATTGGtggtatttgtgtttgtgtgttttattgttttgatacgctgtaaaaaaatgaatgctCTAATAAATGCCACACGGTCAAGTTCTAAACGTGTAAATTGAAAATTGAGAACGATAAAATAATTTAGTGAAACTGATATAATCTCCCACTACGAATCAGTGTGGTTGCAAATTATCACCTTTGGGTATTAAAATACAAATTCTCTAAAATCCACAATTTTTTAAGTGGTACATTAGGTACACATATTTGACGTCCCTCATACAAATGAGTGAAGGAGGCTGTCCTCATGTTTTTGTTGAAGCTACTTCTTTGTGCTGTGAATCAGTCATGAACATTGCACCTGATCTGAggacaaataaacataaaccaGATTAGAAAGCCTGTGACAGTCTCATATTTCTACACATATTATTACATGCTATCATAATCATTTGTGCATGATTTACTGACGTTGTCATAGCAACAGCTGCTCCATCCTCCTCATCCCTGCTACTCTTCATCTGATTCATTTAGCTGTTTACTAACATCTCCTGCTGTTTCAATGCTATTCCACACATGCCCACTAGGTGTCTTCAGTCGGTCACCTGATAAATCACCTGCCGTCACACCTGCTTCTCATTGCCTATGAGTGTcagttagtctggatcaacagagcACATCGCCAGACTCGTGCCTGCTGCTATCTCTGTggcaaaatcccttcgctatgggaaacaacaagaacaacctccgagctagcaagctaacgttacacgcAAATAAATGGCAAGTTTTTATGAATATTTGAATCGTGCAATAAGGCAATTCATAATTTATATGCAGATATCCGATTTTAGAGATTATCCAGATTATCCAGTTAGCATGAGTTTGCTAACTGACCGTTAGAAACGTTAGAACAATAGCCCATCCGGACCAGCTAGCGAATTGACAGTTAGCATGTAAGCAGTTCACCTACTGGCTAGCCCTGCAAGTAGTCAGTATGTAACCAAACGTCCAGCCCCACCTATTTCTTGTGGATGAGCGATTGTCACTTTGTGTTGTGACAGTTGCTTTACTCATGCTGATGACCTATTCGCTGCCATTTGTTCTCTATAactaatatttatattattctaTGGTTTATCCTTACATTTACTACTGTAACTCTGTATGGGGAAGTACTCATCCAACTAATCTTGTCCCTGTGTTTCGTCTTCAGAGAAGGGCATTAAGAATTATATAGCCTACTGTGTGCATAAAACTCATTCTTCTCAACTCTTGTTTTTAAGATCAGGCATCCTCACTGTTTATCAAGTCAATCAACTATAGGTTGATTAACTTGTAGTCCATGGCACAGCTATTTTCAGTGCACTAAAGCCTTCACAGGTGACAGCATGCTGATATAACATTTTACTTTACAGTTTATTCAAGGCtgaatagattaaaaaaaagtgtaaacaaTCAATCTAATAGAAACATAGTGTTCAGTGATattaaatattgtatttgttCAGCTTTATTTCCAATGTGGGGTTAATGGTAGCTGCTACAATCTATCTACAATAATCCACATGATTCTGACAGAAGGAATGTATGGTGTCAGTTTCAGCAAACCATTAACCTGACAGTTACTTTTCTCATATAAAACAGGGTGTAAGTAAAGGCGTCTAACAGACTAGAAAAGCGACCTGAGTGACATGAGGTTGAGATACTGTACCGCAGCCTCTATAATTAAATACGGTTTCATCTTTAGCATACATTTATCTTTGTCACCATAACACTTTAAAAGCCACAGTAACCTATGTATAGAGATTACTAACATTCTGTCTTTGTGTCACTTGTAATTGCCTCTTACCAACTGTTCTCAGAAACTGCAAAGATAACTCTACCTCTACAGCGTGATTAAACTTAACACACTTGCTTAATAAAAATGAGGAGGGAGGGaattccattccattccattctAACATAAATCAATTGATGATGGTTGAATGTGAGACTGAATAGGTGACTTTGTGTTACAGAATAGAGGATGCCCACTTCTTGTAGtaagtagaatttttttttttttatggttgtttttttgcatttcaaatacattaaagtgtagttaaaaaaatacaaccCAAGACCTGTGGTTCTGTTGTTCTATGGGCCTGTGAGGCTGTGATGTGAAAATCTGTCAAGATTTCTGAGTTTTTACTGCTAATGATGCAAAAAATGGAAATTTCATTCTTTTCCAGTAGACTTATAAAGCTCTTGATATATAGTATTGGCACCTACAACTATTTAAATGCAGCCATGCCCTTTTCATAAGACATAATGAAGGGCACGCTGAATATGTAATGTTTGTCAGAGATTTCCTTCCACAGACTGGCTAACCATCAGAAAGCAAACATTAACTGACAAAGTCTGTGTAATAACATGTAAGTGCATGTTTGGTGCCATCTGGTGACTTCAAGCATTGGAGTTAAAGGATTTAAATCAAGTTCCAGGCGCCTGATGCGTGATATAGAACAGTTGCCATAATGGTTAGTTGGTGGAATAATGAACACATCTCAAAACACACTAAGTTTGCAAAGCATACTTAATTGGAAAGGCCCTATAATTGTATGGATAAATATAACACTGTAGTATACCATGTGTTACATAATGCATTGCTTTTGGAAGTTGCTCCTACATGGAAGAAGGGAGTGTCTCCTCTACTCTACAGTCCAGTAGGAGCAGAGTCGGCagtaaaatatgtgtgtgttgtaatttgTGGCTGATGCAGGGAGGTTCCCTCAGGAATTTGTTGCTAGCCATCACCTGCAACAACAAGTAATCAGTTGAACAATGCCTGAGGGATTGAGGTCACATTCTAAGCAAGTCAGAATATGAAATGGTCCTTAAGGAACTTTATGAAATATACTGAACTGAGCTCCAAAGGGTCCAATAAGAGCAAAGAGGGGAGttcattgaaaaatgtaatgaaatcagttaaactaataaaataacTAAAGAATAACAATTGGAATAAGGTTTAAACTACAACAATCTGATACGATTTCACAACAATGGGCTGTATTAAGTTACACTTTTGtaaagtaaaatacattttcctaaACTCACCGTAAGCCATTAATCGTTCAACATACAGAGGTGATATCAGTACCACCCATGTCTGATGTGAAGGCAaatgctgacacacacatgtCTAGTTAATATATGAATTAGTTTAATGATTCACCTAATTAGCATTATTAAAACTCATTACTTTATATTGTGATCATGGGATCACAGGTGGCCCAAGTGCCTCTTTTTGAGATATCATTTTCCATAAGGGATGGTGTATGCTGCTCACTTCACTGTGGACAcgcctgtgtttgtgttggaacAAGCTCTGTGGAGAAGTAATCACACAGGGGAGGCTCTCCACCTTGCTGCAGGATCTGGGAAAAAGGAAACTTGACTCTGCTCCCTAACACAACTAGTGCATTTACCTCCAAAAGGTGAATATAATTTCTTCTATTTATAGCAAGATTATAATTTACAGTACGTGTAATCTGTGTATTGGTTATCCTGTACTCTCAGTTAATAACAGTTCTCATATAAGctatattcacattttatttgcaCTTTACTGCAGAATGCGTTCTGATAAATTCAGTAGTTTTGTAATCCAGAGTAAAGAAATTAGCTTAGTTTGGTTATAAAAGGgtaatttgtttttacaagaataaaagatttatatatttcttttgaCCTGCCATGATTTAAGAACTAAAAACTTGTCTTTAtgtcttttataaaaaaaagaaaagtatccATTTCCATACTGCACAATACCTGCTGAATGGTGACCTGTTTGCGGATATACTGCTCTAAGCTTTCAGTCCTGCAGCCAAGATGCCAGAAACAGCAGAAGCTGTGTCAGCCACTCTTACCACCAACAGAAACTGCACCATAGAAATAACCAATGTCAGCGGTAGCTTCTGCCTCATCAACCCCAAGTAAGTCTGTAACTGTATTTACCAATTTAATACATGCAAAAGTGattaaataaacataacatcTTAGAGCAAAGTGGATTGGATAaagatgaaatgtttttttttgaagtACAAATTACTGAATGACCTCATGCAAAGATAATTTGCAATTTatgaaaaaattattttaattttcttttttcttttagataaaacactttaaaaaacactCTAAATTAGAGTTCAGTGCAGGTTAGCTTAGTCTTTTAGTCACCTGCATGAACATTGTTTTCTGCACTTAGAGATAAGCTTCTGCAATTGGCCTGTGTGTACTCAAGTCCGATTGGTTCCAGGGAGAAGTATTCATTTTCAAAAGGCTTAATGCACTGCTTTGAAGTGCTTTGAGATTGCAATGCCGGTTTACAGCATTAGTATGcagtcattttaaataaatgaagtaTCCACTACTTTTTCCTCTctaaaagtcatagaaaaagcACAGATCGCATAAGCATAAGACGTCTGTTAATGGTTATACTGTACTTCATTCAAAGTAAAGCTCAATGATGTTGCAAGTGAATGTCAGTATACTATCTATTTAACATACATCATACATTATTAGATTTGGTCGCTGCCTATTCCTCAACAATAAAATCTGTCAGTTTCATTCACTTCTgataataaagggaaaattaataaaacaaaacaataaaataaatttaaaagacCCACGTCTATTGGATTCTACCACACTTCTACATTTATCTAGCTGTGACAGGACAGACCATATCTTGGATGGGTAGTTTTCATGTGTGACATCACTTTGCTAAAAACATCCACCTATCCATCATGTGGTGACACACACTGCCTCATTGCACATCGCATGCAGGTACACTCACTGTTGCTTAGAAGTCCACAGCAGTACTTGCACAGTCACACTCCATCCATCAGTATGAGGTAGTTCAGGTACCCTGGAAAGCCCAACACTCGAGAAGTACACTGACAATCTCCAACAAAACTTGCAAAACTCAGTTTTTTTCATCAAAAGTCTGGGAAGTGGTGGTAAGGATTTGTCTCCTGCTCTCTTGTATAGGGTATACATGTCAAGCGGCTTCTGTCACCACCCGCCCCAGCCTACGGTTCGCACCACCAAGACCGAAGTGTGCTCGTTTACCAAGGATGACAACACTGCCACGGGCTCTGTTGGCCTGCTGACCTACGACCTGTTCCATATGCAGAGCCGAGTTTGCTCCGAGCGCTTGGTCATCATGTTCTCTGTGCCCTATGACCACAACCTGTACAAGAACAAGCTGGCTGTGGGTGTGGTTGAGCATTCCCGTGCCTGCGACAAACATCTGTACAACCAACTGTATGATGGGAAAGATCTCAGTAGCTTCATCCGCTCTGAGACACACGGCTGTGGACTGGAATATAAAGCTACATATGTCGATTTGAGAGCCACAATGTCTTCTATTGGCAAAGCCATTGTTAAAGTGGAGCTGTATGATAAAATGGGTCGCTAAGAGTCTGCTGGTGTtctgcctttttgttttgttttacttttgtacccaacaaaataaataaacttcatTTGATTTGACTACTGTTGCATGTTGCCAtccagaggagaggaagacTGATTTTGCTGTCATCTGTATTTTGTGTCCACTGAAAGATATCAATATCTGACAGCCAGCTCATGGATTTCCCATTAGCTATTTCTTGGGCTAATGTATATTGTACACTCCCTTTGTCATTGATAatggtaataaaacattcaaacccaatgtttgtgttgtgtgtgttatgttttcACTCAGTATGCTTTCATTATTACTGATGAACAGTAATCATGTTTTAATCTCTTAGCTGGATCCATCCAATTCTAATGAGTAGCACCAGATGGAATATGTGcatagatgtttttttaattggcaTGATAATATTGTTCTTCACTGACTGTCACACTCTCCATCTTGCTCTAATGTGTGCGGATCTTGTGTGGTATTTGAAATGCAAGAGTTTCAACcaaagaaagaataaaagtaAAGAACCAGCACCGATGTCTGTCTCAACTTGTTCAGTTTGCTTTTGTCTCTGTTGCACGATACCACAGGAATGAGATATTCAAAACCACCTCAGTCCATGTAGCCACAATCTTGTAGGAGAAAATAAGTGTGCTGAGCGAATGAACCCGGCTTACCTAAGAGGTCAGTATCCAATAAGAAACTGCTGCAAACTGTTCAACTCTGCCACGAGCTAGGGTGTGGCAGTTTTATCCcacaggagaaaacacaagaacaTTTGTTCTCCTGTGTTAAAAGAGGGTGCGTGCTGTCCAACTGGGGTTGTGTTACAAGTGGGAGGGTTTCCTGGGTGATGGCATACATtcttgtttataaaaaaaaaaacatacaggcGCCTCCCTTCTAGGTAACTTTTCCCATTTTGGGACTTGGTAGCATCAACAGAAGTTCTCAGCAGGTAGGTCACTTACAACATTTGGGAAAAAAGacttacaaaatacaaaataaatatgtaaattaaaaaagatattTGTAGAGACATACAGAAGCCTGATGGGGCATTTGTTTGATGTGTATCGTATATCTGTTGATAAAAAGGGTGATCATTTTCTCTAGAGTTTTTACTCTAACTGCATTATCACATGCTCCTTTGTGCTGTAATAACTAATGAGGCAACGGGGAGTCTAAGGTTATTCTCTGATTGTTcacaaatgtttttgaaatcTCAATAGCCTTTTTGAAATGCATCATTCATACCCAGTGCCTGTTCATGTGTACTTTTGAAGGTCAGTGTAATGCCAATACAGCAAGTCAGCAGAGCAGAGGGGATTGTCATGATTCCCAGTGTGTTTAGGAGTGGAGAGAAGTGCTTGTCACAGCTGCTATGTCGTTCGGTTCAGATGGTTATACCTAACACCTAAATTACCTTTGTTTTACAAGCCGATCTCACACCCATTCCAACATGACGGAGTCAGCTGAAGCTGTAGCAGCCGATGTGAACAGCAAGAGAAGCGTTACCATTGAAATTGTAAATGTCACTACCAACTACTGCCTCATCAACCCCAGGTAAGCCCTGACTGTTTTGTCCTTTATTTTTCAGGCTTGTTAGAAATGTATTACATAGATGCAGAAGAAAATGATGAAtatatgtgtctgtttgtgtaggGTGTACCTTGAGAATGGGGAGACATACAACCCACCTCAACCCACAGTGCGCCCACTAAAAACAGAGGTCTGCACTTTCACCAAATCCGGCGGAAAAGCAACCGGCAGCATTGGTGTGCTAACCTACGACCTTTTCGAGAGAACTCAGAACGACCACATTGAGACTCTGGCCATCATGTTCTCAGTTCCATGGGACTACAACCTGTACAAGAACTGGTTTTCAGTGGGTATCTATAAAAAGGGCCGTAACTGTGATAAGGATTTGTACAAAGAAATGTACTACGAGAAGAACCAGCAGGAGCATGGGTTTGTCAGGGAGGAAGCCATTGGATCTGGAATCAATTATGTGGGAAACTATCTAGATATCAAGGCCACAATGAGTCCACTGGGCAATGCCATCATGAAGGTAGAGGTGTGGGATAAGCTCTTCACACCCCTGGGCCAGCAGGCTCACTAGATACCCCTCCTAACCAGTATTTCTGTCATGTGTCCCAGCAGCAGAAttcatcatttatattttaaatacagTCAACACACATGAATTaacagttttgttgttgctgaCATGTGTCTGTATACCTGGGTATTACCCCTCAGTAAATCTGCTTAGTTTGTTTATAAATCCATGCGGCAATAACCCACCTTTATAGCTGACGCCTCTGTTTCTACAGCATACGGTTTTAAAATGGCATCTTTAgaaatgaaaatcaaagcatGACTCACCCGCAGGACGAGGGCACACAAgcttaataaaacacacttagGGTCTTATTCTGAGGaataaaaataaacctttttgATGAagctatttgtgtgtgtgtgtgtgtgtgtgtgtgtgtgtgtgtgctgattgAGTTCAGAAAGGTGTTGTTTTTAAtacaaaattatgttttttgtgcatgtgtacAATCCAAGGCATGCTCTGTTTGCAATGGATTCGGGAGGATCATTTTGAAGCAAAATTAAGATTTGAACAGAAACAAAAGTGAGCAGGGGTTTTTTTCCGCAGGGGCTGTATGAGAGCAGCATAGGGACACACCCTGTCTCATGTTGCCCAACATCAAAGCATATCAATCATCAAACATCAGGTGAAAAtctaacacattttaaacaggtTGGTTTAACATGCATCATATTCAAATTGTTTATCTAATGCAAAAAGTTAATAACATGGTTGGCATTTTGTTCAAAATTGACACATTCTGTATGGTTTTTCAGAGCATATGATCACGAAATATGTTGCACCTTTTTTGATGTGGATTTCTATTAAGATATTCCATTgattcctctctttttcttaatAAACCTACAGctaaaaattaaaattttgTGAAAGATCAGAGCAGCTAATAGCATAGCACAGCATAGCATAGACTGAACAGACTGATCTCTCCAAAttagttttaataataattactaTTATCATTATAAATATATCCTAAATAATGTCTCAACAAACACctgcatgaaaacaaattaaattctTGACTAAATATAACTTCAAAAATTCAGTTTTTAGAAGACTCAGTAGAACAGTAATTGTACCCAGAATTTTGAGATAAAGAGGCTTTTAATTGCCTGCTTTGCCGTCCTGGCAAAACTAGAGGGAACACTAAAACGTTCAGTTATGTGGTTATCATTCAAAACACATTCACTGGTTCATTTTTATGAACCTGTAAACTCAATGAGAAAATGAAGAGatacatttgcttttttttgcaattatgATCTTGGCAGAGACTATGATGACGAAGACCCCCTATTATTATGACTGCTCAGTAACTCATCACACTTACTAAAAGCTTTATAATTCTTTAATTGGTGATAAATCACAATCTTGACGTGTTATCTTATCATCTAACAATGTGTTTTGTGGTAATGGCACAGCCAATTCTGTCCAGATACCTCAGGATAAATATGTGTTTCTaaaggtgcttacacaccaaccagacggccgaccgtaggcagaaaaggcagttggactgatcagtcgggtccccgaggtccaaaaagtgcctcagaacacaccgaagagacgctgacttgagcgtacgctctgcgcgtgcgcgaaacgtaatacgtctccatagcagcaggcggcgctgctctgtattgtttccattaacagtctgattgtttcccagaaaatgaaaaccggcagctgattggacgaatgcgtcacgtggttcttttttctctggaaattcacagccagactgtcatggcggcttgttcagaatacaatctcatattgtactaaaatacttcaccaaaacgtgtttctgaaaacattttaagcgagaaataggccatacagttgctgaatctgtcttcatttcagatcggcaaaggtcagtttaaaagattttcttttcttcgctcgccatttccgggtgagccccgactgccctgtctccgactgaacatgtcaggtcggccaaaatgaaggccgacagctcctcggacggacgatggcatggaacacaccgaacagactcgagtcactgacctcgccagacggtccaacggccgataatcggctctgtgtgtcagcgccctaAGGCAGGACGCAGTATCAGCTCTTCATTTACATTGCAGGCGAAGTTATCAGGTTCCCTTGATTCTGTTTAGAATCGCATCACTGCATTCCTGAATCTGTTTTCCCGTTGGATTCATGATGCTTTTGTTGCATTAACTGTAGAAGCAACAAAGAAGCCCAGATCAAAGGTTTTTGCTCACTGTCACTTTTGCATTTGCATAAAAGCCATAAATAATATAGAGCCATATACTAGGCCTGTTTAG
It encodes:
- the LOC144530188 gene encoding uncharacterized protein LOC144530188, translating into MPETAEAVSATLTTNRNCTIEITNVSGSFCLINPKVYMSSGFCHHPPQPTVRTTKTEVCSFTKDDNTATGSVGLLTYDLFHMQSRVCSERLVIMFSVPYDHNLYKNKLAVGVVEHSRACDKHLYNQLYDGKDLSSFIRSETHGCGLEYKATYVDLRATMSSIGKAIVKVELYDKMGR
- the apnl gene encoding actinoporin-like protein, translated to MTESAEAVAADVNSKRSVTIEIVNVTTNYCLINPRVYLENGETYNPPQPTVRPLKTEVCTFTKSGGKATGSIGVLTYDLFERTQNDHIETLAIMFSVPWDYNLYKNWFSVGIYKKGRNCDKDLYKEMYYEKNQQEHGFVREEAIGSGINYVGNYLDIKATMSPLGNAIMKVEVWDKLFTPLGQQAH